One Candidatus Zixiibacteriota bacterium genomic window carries:
- a CDS encoding sigma 54-interacting transcriptional regulator — protein MALSSQKYAFDNRLLAVEELLRQRKFQPASQELESVSESDFQDSDHERGLLFSLRAEAYWAAGNYRKALENGLRGAKLLADFPLNVRFGRVQLVLSKAYSSLGDLKNAEIRARDALASYRRAADMPGQVDALNELARIAFIRCDYDTAAGFIGDATAMVSNDPHKSAMLVGNRGRIHILSGQWVQAEEDLNTALAYHEAQGVDVSVALDQLSLSYLYLRRREFVLAARELERAHQLIQRLDLKREKIIYLEYAGELAYERGDLHRAKALLSEAYQQGRLMAPESALVTQTSRRLAEVDLALDNHDEAMKYAQKSLDLARKLGEKAEVGLACRVVARVFAVRNEMTDALEYIRQAVEELREVGDPYELARALLVMAEIKAEAGSEYADKVKGCYDEAGRLFRKLKLEYWMAESDYRTGVYACQQGDLARGFRRLSRAERAFAGFDDKAKVRAVNQFLVSLTDQAVALSVSDANEFKLFGNMISPTEVQDLKASGFDQILEVLLQRTNADRAIIFAPDFESQPVAASFSLTPHQVKRFAENFGRLLDEEISSTRPTLRLDCRRDPYINGLLQDVPEVVASIIVIPIRTADGSIEYLYLDKLSSDNALNPFSQAELNFAVGFSDIIALKAAELQKLRLLEDNRRLKEQLQEQAAFPNIITHNAQMIQMLAQVRQVVNSNISVSIEGETGSGKDLLARAIHYNSTRRSKRFISVNCAALPETLLESELFGYKRGAFTGADRDKVGLFEEADGGTFFLDEIADMPLSIQAKVLRVLEEKELVRLGETVPRKVDVRVISATNKDLKQMMASGLFRQDLYYRLSALSFRLPPLRERKEDIPLLIEHFLAESGKHVSPETVRYLVAYDWPGNIRELENEIKKLVLLAGEQDVIGIDVLSSKISSGHVPDIDADEPPTPVGDDLRFNESYSLYDYLAFWERKFIVKALKQQGGVKKHAAAQLNIPESTLRLKIKQYEIDLNRLDSIN, from the coding sequence ATGGCTCTTTCCTCACAGAAGTACGCTTTTGATAACCGCCTGCTTGCCGTCGAGGAACTGCTCCGGCAACGAAAATTCCAGCCTGCCAGCCAGGAACTGGAGAGTGTGTCGGAGTCTGATTTTCAGGACAGCGACCATGAGCGTGGGTTGCTGTTTTCGCTGCGAGCGGAGGCCTACTGGGCGGCAGGTAACTACCGGAAAGCGCTCGAAAACGGTCTTCGGGGCGCCAAGCTCCTGGCCGATTTCCCGCTTAATGTCCGATTCGGAAGAGTCCAGCTTGTTCTTTCCAAGGCCTATTCATCTCTGGGCGATCTGAAGAACGCAGAGATTCGGGCGCGCGATGCGCTGGCTTCGTATCGCCGGGCCGCGGACATGCCCGGTCAGGTCGACGCCCTCAACGAACTCGCCCGCATTGCCTTCATCCGATGCGATTATGATACCGCCGCCGGTTTTATCGGTGATGCCACCGCCATGGTCTCGAATGATCCACACAAGAGCGCTATGCTGGTCGGCAACCGGGGACGAATTCACATTCTGTCCGGACAATGGGTTCAGGCGGAGGAAGACCTGAATACGGCGTTGGCATACCACGAGGCGCAAGGAGTCGATGTCTCGGTGGCGCTCGACCAGTTGTCGCTGAGCTATCTGTATCTGCGCCGTCGTGAATTCGTGCTGGCCGCCCGTGAATTGGAGCGTGCCCACCAATTGATTCAACGGCTCGATCTGAAGCGGGAGAAAATCATCTATCTGGAATATGCCGGCGAACTGGCCTACGAGCGGGGAGACCTGCATCGTGCCAAAGCGCTCCTGAGTGAGGCCTATCAGCAAGGACGGCTGATGGCTCCGGAATCGGCCCTGGTCACGCAGACAAGTCGGAGACTGGCCGAGGTTGATCTGGCGCTGGACAATCACGACGAGGCCATGAAGTATGCCCAGAAGAGCCTCGATCTCGCCCGTAAGTTGGGTGAGAAGGCCGAGGTTGGTTTAGCTTGCCGAGTTGTGGCGCGTGTTTTTGCCGTGCGCAACGAGATGACTGATGCGCTGGAATATATTCGCCAGGCTGTTGAAGAGCTTCGCGAGGTTGGCGACCCGTATGAGTTGGCACGGGCGCTTCTGGTCATGGCGGAGATCAAGGCTGAGGCCGGCAGTGAGTACGCTGACAAAGTGAAGGGTTGCTACGATGAGGCGGGGCGGCTTTTCCGCAAACTCAAGTTGGAATATTGGATGGCCGAAAGCGATTACCGCACTGGCGTCTATGCCTGCCAACAGGGGGACCTGGCGCGGGGGTTCCGCCGGCTCAGCCGTGCTGAACGTGCGTTTGCGGGCTTTGATGATAAAGCTAAAGTGCGCGCGGTGAATCAGTTTCTGGTTTCGCTCACCGATCAGGCGGTGGCGCTGTCGGTATCCGACGCCAACGAATTCAAGCTGTTCGGCAATATGATATCACCGACTGAGGTTCAGGACCTTAAAGCAAGCGGCTTTGATCAGATCCTGGAGGTATTGCTTCAGCGCACCAATGCCGACCGGGCCATCATATTCGCGCCCGATTTCGAAAGCCAGCCGGTGGCGGCTTCGTTCAGCCTCACGCCCCATCAGGTTAAGCGATTCGCCGAGAATTTCGGACGTCTGCTGGACGAGGAGATATCGTCCACGCGCCCCACGCTGCGTCTCGATTGCCGGCGCGATCCATACATCAACGGTCTGTTGCAGGATGTCCCCGAGGTGGTGGCCAGTATCATCGTCATCCCGATCCGCACGGCCGACGGTAGTATCGAGTATTTGTATCTGGACAAGCTGTCTTCGGACAATGCGCTGAACCCGTTCAGCCAGGCGGAGCTCAATTTCGCAGTTGGCTTCTCCGATATCATCGCGCTCAAGGCAGCCGAGTTGCAGAAGTTGAGGCTGCTTGAAGACAACCGTCGTCTCAAAGAGCAGTTGCAGGAGCAGGCAGCGTTCCCGAATATCATCACGCACAACGCCCAGATGATCCAGATGCTGGCCCAGGTGCGACAGGTGGTGAATTCGAATATTTCGGTGTCGATCGAAGGTGAGACCGGCAGCGGCAAGGACTTGCTGGCGCGCGCCATCCACTACAATTCCACCCGTCGCAGCAAACGGTTCATCTCCGTCAATTGTGCGGCCTTGCCGGAGACCCTGCTTGAATCCGAGCTATTCGGGTATAAGCGGGGTGCCTTCACTGGCGCCGACCGCGACAAGGTGGGGCTGTTCGAGGAGGCGGACGGCGGCACGTTCTTCCTTGACGAGATCGCCGATATGCCGCTCAGCATACAGGCCAAGGTGCTGCGCGTTCTCGAAGAGAAAGAGCTGGTGCGGTTGGGCGAAACGGTCCCGCGCAAGGTGGACGTGCGAGTGATTTCCGCGACCAATAAAGACCTGAAGCAGATGATGGCGTCCGGGTTGTTTCGCCAGGACCTGTATTACCGTCTCTCGGCATTGTCGTTCCGGCTTCCGCCGCTGCGCGAGCGCAAGGAAGATATCCCGCTGCTGATCGAACATTTCCTGGCGGAGAGCGGCAAGCATGTGTCGCCGGAGACCGTCCGCTATCTCGTGGCATACGATTGGCCGGGGAACATTCGGGAGCTTGAAAACGAGATCAAGAAGCTGGTGCTGCTGGCCGGGGAGCAGGACGTTATTGGCATTGATGTTCTTTCGAGTAAGATTTCCTCAGGTCACGTGCCTGACATCGATGCAGACGAGCCGCCAACACCCGTCGGCGATGATCTCCGGTTCAATGAATCATATTCGCTGTATGATTACCTGGCGTTCTGGGAGCGGAAGTTCATTGTCAAGGCGCTCAAACAGCAGGGAGGGGTCAAGAAGCACGCTGCCGCCCAGTTGAACATTCCCGAGTCGACGCTTCGACTCAAGATCAAGCAGTACGAGATCGATCTGAATCGCCTCGATTCCATCAATTGA